In Myxococcus guangdongensis, the following proteins share a genomic window:
- a CDS encoding TIGR02265 family protein has protein sequence MSTQPEEAAQAGSEPGRVVDPLTQLARRLASATVHDKTRGMFFLGTLEVVRAIAGEATRERCARATKERRFVPFFLYPVNDFLRLAYCAAGLLAPRLGSFDAAMMTLGEKSAKDFLESAVGRTLLNVANGSPRRLVDNIPWGYAASVNYGTRTVSWSGEREGCLHVRGDFMPPPYHQGVLKAALEALGARQVRIEGRELELLDCDYSLSWE, from the coding sequence GTGAGCACGCAACCGGAAGAGGCGGCGCAGGCGGGCTCCGAGCCCGGCAGGGTGGTGGATCCGCTCACGCAGCTCGCGCGGAGGCTGGCCTCCGCCACCGTCCACGACAAGACGCGGGGCATGTTCTTCCTTGGCACGCTGGAGGTGGTGCGCGCCATCGCCGGAGAGGCCACGCGGGAGCGCTGCGCGCGCGCCACGAAGGAGCGCAGGTTCGTCCCGTTCTTCCTCTACCCCGTCAATGACTTCCTTCGGCTGGCGTATTGCGCGGCGGGGTTGCTCGCGCCTCGCCTGGGGAGCTTCGACGCGGCGATGATGACGTTGGGCGAGAAGTCCGCGAAGGACTTCCTCGAGTCCGCGGTGGGCCGCACGCTCTTGAACGTGGCCAATGGCTCACCTCGGAGGCTGGTGGACAACATCCCCTGGGGCTATGCGGCGTCCGTCAACTACGGGACGCGGACCGTGTCGTGGAGCGGCGAGCGCGAGGGCTGTCTGCACGTGCGCGGCGACTTCATGCCGCCGCCGTATCACCAGGGCGTGCTGAAGGCGGCGCTCGAGGCCCTCGGCGCGCGACAGGTGCGCATCGAGGGCCGCGAGCTGGAGCTGCTCGACTGTGATTACTCGCTGTCCTGGGAGTGA
- a CDS encoding TIGR02265 family protein → MTVIAFRSREREVLDPGCELERRLGLAASEDRARGMFFLGVLDVVRREAGETQAARCLAASGERRFVPFFLYPVSAFLRMSFAAAEILAPRLGGFETAMRIIGAQATHDFLDSVVGRSFLMLAAGDPRRLVNNLPSGYRTAVTYGERHVTWMGHQEGCINVFRDFMPHTYHEGVLLAVLQAVGTRVARVRGRPLSLLDCEYVVSWA, encoded by the coding sequence ATGACAGTGATTGCGTTCCGGAGCCGGGAGAGGGAGGTCCTGGACCCTGGCTGTGAGCTGGAGCGCCGCCTGGGACTGGCGGCGAGCGAGGACCGCGCGCGCGGCATGTTCTTCCTGGGCGTGCTCGACGTGGTGCGCCGCGAGGCGGGCGAGACGCAGGCGGCGCGGTGTCTGGCGGCGTCCGGGGAGCGGCGCTTCGTGCCGTTCTTCCTCTACCCCGTCAGCGCCTTCCTGCGGATGTCCTTCGCGGCGGCGGAAATCCTGGCGCCCAGGCTGGGAGGCTTCGAGACGGCGATGCGCATCATCGGCGCGCAGGCCACCCATGACTTCCTGGACTCGGTGGTGGGGCGCAGTTTCCTGATGCTCGCGGCGGGAGACCCGCGTCGGCTCGTGAACAACCTGCCGTCGGGCTACCGCACGGCCGTCACGTACGGCGAGCGCCATGTCACCTGGATGGGCCACCAGGAAGGCTGCATCAACGTGTTCAGGGACTTCATGCCGCACACCTACCACGAGGGGGTGTTGCTGGCGGTGTTGCAGGCGGTGGGCACGCGCGTGGCGCGGGTGCGTGGACGGCCGCTGAGCCTGCTGGATTGCGAATACGTCGTGTCCTGGGCGTAG
- a CDS encoding OmpA family protein, whose translation MFNLIDMVRERFTGNVMQKMGSSLGEDPMSLGRALPGAIAAIGGSVAERGATEGGAQRLLSQLNEGGFTGPNAGNEDVFAPDMAERGQGMLSGLFGDKLGAVTSALGRTGGLSNSKSATGMMAMVAPILMGVIGKHVRDNRMGASGLSQLLGGQRSMLAAALPAGLGSILGMGGAGPRVVEEVQETRSIPTVETVRRQQPIERVPVHHEEPKKRNLGWVIPVALLALLAGWFLTRSRRDEPRRQQASVTQPARPAQPAPSREVDTGVGGAGSAGMSTPTIARDAQTMRQAIEGGAKSFVLAGVGFEEGSARLTPQSDASVGQLASVLREKPNARVRIEGHTDSTGDANINRQLAQQRAESVRSALVADGIAANRVDVAAVGSGQPVASNDTAQGRDMNRRIEVQVLSR comes from the coding sequence ATGTTCAACCTCATCGACATGGTGCGTGAGCGTTTCACGGGCAACGTGATGCAGAAGATGGGGTCCTCGCTGGGTGAGGACCCGATGTCGCTGGGCCGGGCCCTGCCGGGCGCCATCGCCGCGATTGGCGGGAGCGTGGCGGAGCGAGGCGCCACCGAGGGCGGCGCGCAGCGGCTCCTGTCGCAGCTCAACGAGGGCGGCTTCACGGGGCCCAACGCGGGCAACGAGGACGTCTTCGCGCCGGACATGGCCGAGCGCGGCCAGGGCATGCTCAGCGGGCTGTTCGGCGACAAGCTGGGGGCCGTCACCAGCGCGCTGGGTCGCACGGGCGGCCTGAGCAACAGCAAATCCGCCACGGGCATGATGGCCATGGTGGCGCCCATCTTGATGGGGGTCATCGGCAAGCACGTGCGCGACAACCGCATGGGCGCCTCCGGCCTGTCGCAGCTGTTGGGCGGCCAGCGCTCCATGCTCGCCGCGGCGCTGCCCGCGGGGCTGGGCAGCATCCTGGGCATGGGCGGCGCGGGGCCTCGCGTCGTCGAGGAGGTCCAGGAGACGCGCTCCATCCCCACCGTGGAGACGGTGCGCCGGCAGCAGCCCATCGAGCGGGTGCCGGTGCACCATGAGGAGCCCAAGAAGCGCAACCTGGGCTGGGTCATCCCGGTGGCGCTGCTCGCGCTGCTGGCCGGGTGGTTCCTCACCCGCTCGCGGCGCGACGAGCCCCGCCGTCAACAGGCCAGCGTCACCCAGCCGGCCCGGCCGGCCCAGCCCGCCCCGTCGCGAGAGGTGGACACCGGCGTGGGCGGCGCGGGCAGCGCGGGCATGAGCACGCCGACCATCGCCCGGGACGCGCAGACGATGCGCCAGGCCATCGAGGGGGGCGCGAAGAGCTTCGTGCTCGCTGGCGTGGGCTTCGAGGAGGGCTCCGCGCGCCTGACGCCGCAGAGCGACGCGAGCGTGGGGCAGCTGGCCTCCGTGCTGCGCGAGAAGCCCAACGCGCGCGTGCGCATCGAAGGGCATACCGACTCCACCGGCGACGCGAACATCAACCGGCAGCTGGCGCAGCAGCGCGCGGAGTCGGTGCGCTCGGCGCTCGTCGCGGATGGCATCGCCGCCAACCGCGTGGACGTGGCCGCGGTGGGCTCCGGACAGCCGGTGGCGTCCAATGACACGGCGCAGGGTCGCGACATGAACCGTCGCATCGAGGTCCAGGTCCTGAGCCGCTGA
- a CDS encoding ADP-ribosylglycohydrolase family protein → MPSREERLEGGLWGLLVGDALGVPYEFHAPEAIPPERDIEFAPPEGFHRAHPGVPAGTWSDDGAHALCLLDSLLWNGRLDLEDLGRRMVNWREWGYLAVDGQVFDVGIQTDRALAMFRAGVPATSAGPSGVQDNGNGSLMRVLPLALWHRGSDAQLVSDAMLQSLVTHGHVRARVCCAVYCLWARRALEGAARPWDEAVSGFRALYPEGSEAREELDGAILPLGAEDTPGRGTGYVVDCLRSARDCVATGGDYEGVVRSAIRLGHDTDTTAAVAGGIAGVLGGVRAIPSRWRLAMRGTQLVEPLLRKLLAHDASPRPD, encoded by the coding sequence GTGCCATCGCGTGAGGAGCGGCTGGAGGGGGGGCTCTGGGGGTTGCTCGTGGGAGATGCCCTGGGGGTGCCGTACGAGTTCCACGCCCCCGAGGCGATTCCCCCGGAGCGGGACATCGAGTTCGCGCCCCCCGAGGGCTTCCACCGCGCGCACCCGGGCGTGCCCGCGGGGACCTGGTCGGATGACGGCGCCCATGCGCTGTGCCTGTTGGATTCATTGCTCTGGAATGGCCGCCTGGACCTCGAGGACCTGGGCCGGCGGATGGTGAACTGGCGCGAGTGGGGCTACCTGGCCGTGGACGGACAGGTCTTCGACGTGGGCATCCAGACCGACCGGGCCCTGGCCATGTTTCGCGCCGGCGTCCCCGCCACCAGCGCCGGCCCCTCGGGCGTCCAGGACAATGGCAACGGCTCATTGATGCGGGTGTTGCCGCTGGCGCTGTGGCACCGGGGCAGTGACGCACAGCTCGTCTCGGACGCGATGCTCCAGTCCTTGGTGACACATGGCCACGTGCGGGCACGCGTGTGTTGTGCTGTGTACTGTCTTTGGGCCCGCCGCGCGCTCGAGGGCGCCGCGCGCCCCTGGGACGAGGCCGTGTCGGGTTTCCGCGCGTTGTATCCGGAGGGCAGCGAGGCGCGCGAGGAGCTGGACGGCGCCATCCTCCCGCTCGGCGCCGAGGACACGCCGGGCCGGGGCACCGGCTATGTGGTGGATTGCCTGCGCTCGGCGCGCGACTGCGTGGCCACGGGCGGCGACTATGAAGGGGTGGTCCGGAGCGCCATCCGCCTGGGCCATGACACCGACACCACGGCCGCGGTGGCGGGCGGAATCGCGGGCGTGCTCGGAGGCGTGCGGGCCATTCCGTCGCGGTGGCGCCTGGCCATGCGGGGCACGCAGCTGGTGGAGCCGCTGCTGCGCAAGCTGCTGGCGCACGACGCGAGCCCCAGGCCGGACTGA